In Sphingomonas sp. SUN019, one genomic interval encodes:
- a CDS encoding CHAT domain-containing protein: MRYPGNRAARVWVDQHFAALGEFLHSGRRDRDALARAARALAHMLERDSTYAAETRQLAVRFVMANWNAGWPAIIADAVRSGLDADLVAPELRPVPAPAALLHIFMAETRKLGGERLPGLDSIGRAIRRLGDAPHEDLLAQFLLARAFLLRAELQEYGREDILALPDFRAADSLLSPLMQNESARATIATAWTNQIFGPADDGTLDGHGDGIAAMALQQFDDSFVRALLGAFRTDPNAADADGLATMRDAIDRHGLATAVNPILVLPALSRLDPERGEEFGAFLTQAATDAPAKVMARSAAMLEGLDPALRSSLTQLSQVQADPAMVALWALVTRIAKANSMARIGDAAGSVALLHATVGQILGQAASAVGQALAIGEFARQLAVGDADQDFADSMSDMFLLVFEAAWRADPEALHDLRYRSQFDPLIAAVAGRRLAQQRIETEQDLQTLSVLLDLLRVVDLPSALGLTKDLPLDGPNEELCAGFARLGNTLSRAAEGIAGRAGAVAVISHDATPETGFFILVTERGIQVEPKDAALSAAFADLADAVDGAPEELSAGGETFDPVRQPAEAAWWALPTAVREAIAAAEVLHLAPDFRGSDASEPWEMIHDGNAYLLASAVVVRHGSLKQLARAFDTRIARPSVGRALVLAAPHGDPDRPLPAAEAERASVGDLLRAHGIDAPDIPEERLAADFVIDRLPWVDALHIAAHGEQAVGTEFLVLSPKDRLTVDDLLARPRRSMPFVYLSTCDLGRTRYVGGGQARGLAFTLAELGAPAVMANTGSVLDEVSADVALAFYDQALGLNVGQALLSARRRVSEKWHPALVSSVILFGDADHCAFGSGAAEGADAVGAFLDAYFDGRDDDARLAALNDESLIDSILTGGRREAAALDLVNGFAKVTADEPYECRMDAIGHAIELADELHHPCAMAMLRYIRASFAMDMQDDRNMKPWMADAIAHLDAVDNDNFGWTQALTRLRSALRRDDLAARGLELQHHGPPDDSGSVDAFFDVKLAVEQAQEMEFRPVEPRDVEEDADDILWNAVIAGHPNRFEDTAEASDYAEIVTRKLIAIGAIGDADFDVARPMITALAWWLWSHQATTFLAADVAEGQAGTLAALIDDIASDRIIVGGEPWRRQVLGFDAEVASVLAELEAVPWESAYKEIPERLAALGARGIAILDAVERASPDDLAWTAALVSGVLATRNRFSVLACEDYLYDGMVAAHQNVDAGNEHRFMRYLVHGFASVREREQDELARWRMAS; the protein is encoded by the coding sequence ATGCGATATCCCGGGAACCGCGCGGCGCGCGTCTGGGTCGACCAGCATTTCGCCGCGCTCGGTGAATTTCTCCACTCCGGCAGGCGGGACAGGGACGCGCTCGCCCGGGCGGCGCGTGCGCTTGCCCACATGCTCGAGCGCGACTCGACCTATGCGGCGGAGACGCGGCAGCTGGCGGTGCGGTTCGTCATGGCGAACTGGAATGCCGGCTGGCCCGCGATCATCGCCGATGCGGTACGCTCCGGACTGGACGCCGATCTTGTCGCGCCCGAACTGCGGCCGGTGCCCGCCCCCGCCGCGCTGCTGCATATCTTCATGGCCGAGACGCGAAAACTGGGTGGTGAGCGCCTGCCGGGTCTCGACAGCATCGGGCGGGCGATCCGGCGGCTGGGGGACGCGCCGCACGAAGATCTCCTGGCGCAATTCCTGCTGGCGCGCGCCTTTCTGTTGCGCGCGGAACTGCAGGAATACGGACGAGAGGACATTCTGGCGCTCCCCGATTTCCGCGCGGCGGATTCCCTCCTCTCGCCGTTGATGCAGAATGAGTCGGCGCGCGCGACGATCGCAACCGCATGGACCAACCAGATATTCGGTCCCGCCGACGACGGCACGCTCGACGGCCACGGCGACGGCATCGCGGCAATGGCGCTTCAGCAATTCGACGACAGCTTTGTCCGGGCGCTGCTCGGGGCTTTCCGGACCGATCCGAATGCGGCCGATGCCGACGGATTGGCGACGATGAGGGACGCGATCGATCGCCACGGCCTGGCGACCGCGGTCAATCCGATCCTCGTGCTGCCAGCTCTGTCGAGGCTCGATCCGGAACGCGGAGAAGAATTCGGGGCGTTCCTTACGCAGGCGGCGACGGACGCCCCGGCCAAGGTGATGGCGCGATCCGCCGCGATGCTGGAGGGCCTCGATCCGGCGCTGCGGTCCTCGCTGACGCAATTGAGCCAGGTGCAGGCCGATCCCGCGATGGTGGCCTTGTGGGCGCTGGTCACCCGGATCGCAAAGGCGAACAGCATGGCGCGGATCGGCGACGCGGCCGGGTCCGTCGCGCTGCTCCACGCGACGGTCGGCCAGATACTCGGGCAGGCCGCGTCCGCCGTCGGCCAGGCGCTCGCGATCGGGGAGTTCGCGCGGCAACTGGCGGTCGGAGACGCAGATCAGGATTTCGCGGACTCGATGAGCGATATGTTCCTGCTGGTGTTCGAAGCGGCGTGGCGCGCGGACCCGGAGGCGCTGCACGACCTGCGCTATCGCAGCCAGTTCGATCCGCTGATCGCCGCCGTCGCCGGCCGCCGTTTGGCGCAGCAACGGATCGAGACCGAACAAGACCTGCAGACCCTGTCGGTCCTGCTAGACCTGTTGCGCGTCGTCGACCTGCCGTCGGCGCTCGGGCTGACGAAAGACCTGCCCCTCGACGGACCGAACGAGGAACTGTGCGCGGGCTTCGCGCGCCTGGGAAACACGCTGTCCCGCGCCGCGGAGGGAATCGCCGGGCGCGCCGGCGCGGTGGCGGTGATCTCGCACGACGCGACGCCGGAGACCGGCTTCTTCATCCTCGTCACCGAACGCGGCATCCAGGTGGAGCCAAAGGACGCGGCGCTGAGCGCGGCGTTCGCGGATCTGGCGGACGCGGTCGATGGCGCGCCGGAGGAACTCTCGGCGGGCGGTGAGACTTTCGACCCCGTCCGCCAACCGGCCGAGGCGGCCTGGTGGGCATTGCCGACGGCGGTTCGCGAAGCGATCGCCGCGGCCGAAGTCCTTCACCTCGCGCCCGATTTCCGCGGTTCGGACGCGTCCGAACCGTGGGAGATGATCCACGACGGGAACGCCTATCTGCTCGCCTCGGCGGTGGTCGTCAGGCACGGATCGCTCAAGCAACTCGCACGGGCGTTCGACACGCGCATCGCGCGTCCGTCGGTCGGCCGGGCGCTCGTTCTGGCCGCCCCGCACGGCGATCCGGATCGTCCGTTGCCAGCCGCGGAAGCGGAACGCGCGAGCGTCGGAGACCTGCTCCGCGCGCACGGCATCGATGCGCCAGATATCCCGGAAGAACGGCTAGCCGCCGATTTCGTGATCGATCGCCTGCCGTGGGTCGATGCGCTCCATATCGCAGCGCATGGCGAGCAGGCGGTGGGCACCGAATTTCTCGTGCTGTCGCCAAAGGACCGGCTGACCGTGGACGATCTGCTCGCACGGCCGCGGCGATCAATGCCGTTCGTCTACCTCAGCACCTGCGATCTCGGCCGCACGCGCTATGTCGGCGGTGGGCAGGCGCGCGGTCTGGCCTTTACCCTCGCCGAACTGGGCGCGCCCGCCGTGATGGCGAACACCGGGTCGGTGCTGGACGAGGTATCCGCCGATGTCGCACTCGCATTCTACGACCAGGCGCTCGGGCTTAACGTGGGCCAGGCGCTCCTGTCGGCACGACGGCGCGTGTCCGAAAAATGGCATCCCGCGCTTGTTTCCAGCGTCATCCTCTTCGGGGATGCCGATCATTGCGCCTTCGGAAGCGGGGCCGCGGAGGGGGCCGACGCCGTGGGCGCGTTTCTCGACGCCTATTTCGACGGGCGGGACGACGATGCGCGGCTTGCGGCGCTGAACGACGAGTCTCTGATCGACTCGATCCTCACCGGCGGACGGCGTGAGGCCGCCGCGCTCGATCTCGTCAACGGTTTCGCCAAGGTCACCGCCGACGAACCGTATGAGTGCCGGATGGACGCGATCGGCCACGCGATCGAACTCGCGGACGAACTGCACCATCCCTGCGCCATGGCGATGCTCCGCTATATACGCGCCTCGTTCGCGATGGACATGCAGGACGACCGCAACATGAAGCCGTGGATGGCCGACGCGATCGCCCATCTCGACGCCGTCGACAACGACAATTTCGGCTGGACGCAGGCCCTCACCCGGTTGCGCTCGGCGCTGCGCCGAGACGATCTGGCGGCGCGCGGGCTCGAATTGCAGCACCACGGTCCCCCGGACGATTCGGGCAGCGTGGACGCATTCTTCGACGTCAAGCTGGCGGTCGAACAGGCGCAGGAGATGGAGTTCCGCCCGGTCGAACCGCGCGATGTCGAGGAGGACGCCGACGACATATTGTGGAACGCCGTGATCGCAGGCCATCCCAACCGTTTCGAGGACACCGCGGAGGCGAGCGACTATGCTGAGATCGTGACGCGCAAACTCATCGCGATCGGCGCGATCGGGGATGCGGACTTCGACGTCGCCCGGCCGATGATCACCGCGCTGGCCTGGTGGCTCTGGTCGCATCAGGCCACCACCTTCCTGGCCGCGGATGTGGCCGAGGGCCAGGCCGGAACCCTTGCCGCGCTGATCGACGATATCGCCAGCGACAGGATAATCGTCGGCGGCGAACCGTGGCGGCGGCAGGTGCTCGGCTTCGATGCGGAGGTGGCCTCGGTCCTTGCGGAACTCGAAGCGGTGCCGTGGGAGAGCGCATACAAGGAGATTCCCGAGCGGCTGGCTGCGCTCGGCGCGCGCGGGATCGCGATCCTCGACGCGGTGGAACGGGCGTCGCCGGACGACCTCGCCTGGACCGCCGCGCTGGTGTCGGGCGTCCTCGCGACGCGAAACCGGTTCTCCGTCCTGGCGTGCGAGGACTATCTCTACGACGGCATGGTGGCGGCGCACCAGAATGTCGACGCGGGGAACGAACATCGCTTCATGCGCTATCTGGTGCATGGTTTCGCGAGCGTGCGCGAGCGGGAGCAGGACGAACTGGCCCGGTGGCGGATGGCGTCCTGA
- a CDS encoding DUF2171 domain-containing protein, whose protein sequence is MADTSGIREHMEVIGADGVHVGTVDKIEGDRIKLTKKDSGQGSHEGHHHFISTGLVAEVEGDKVRLSANADVAVTFEEEA, encoded by the coding sequence ATGGCCGACACGAGTGGAATCCGCGAACATATGGAAGTCATCGGCGCCGACGGCGTCCATGTCGGGACCGTCGACAAGATCGAGGGCGACCGCATCAAGCTGACGAAGAAGGACAGTGGGCAGGGTAGTCACGAAGGGCATCACCATTTCATTTCGACCGGACTGGTCGCCGAGGTAGAAGGCGACAAGGTGCGGCTGTCCGCCAACGCCGACGTCGCCGTGACGTTCGAGGAGGAAGCGTAA